One window of Lytechinus variegatus isolate NC3 chromosome 2, Lvar_3.0, whole genome shotgun sequence genomic DNA carries:
- the LOC121408189 gene encoding uncharacterized protein LOC121408189, giving the protein MYRQNRILLRLFLTISIIINGSHQTRVVNTPNVNRTVLGWPVPLCPVTALCGDDGVPISCGQTYKEHASCHCDNRCVFYNDCCLDYALSCTSNGTTDYPDPPPIVGINHDQVTCARIPGSPARYYRVVSKCADSWTRDDVKFECEREADVQNPHQFIPVDFKGEITFKNVYCAICNGKDKDDLTPWTLEATCHVDETLSFTSRSTFEEKATFAFVVTTCISWLLKAPMWTGNERSCIVTPTSDQCGNVTMASPSPSQGSLFDACSLYQAEIVVNSVKHRNPHCYQCSTGILHGYSQVDSILRNLACPYSPRITLPRPDQRTSSISLLLDFSLPVTCRDDQRFDSETLTCVNLTCPDGFLLDGKLSCVSANADDVFEEDCSDASSSPTNINMECKDTINQDEQCLSPFLLTDELHSALRSIFNFSQELRVDMIQVNTAPSIGGNETDCSRRVNISGYLQGYYFSELDALFSSTEPSNISLSSFVCRVSRFQVTYGCMIKIDDCPNHIIASNPKYHVNNLTIISDDDDFEFSLDKSTYYFTRSLNTSTNSYTKEDYSFVCNLTRYTPCPLLTLNASLFKEMQDGSLLYLTSNISFTPGEFTKIGNHSVQVCNFLEEYMPFINYSAAQATLSTVGSCLSVVTLLLTIATYGCFKGLRNNTFSIIILSLCISLVFSHIFLLLSGVSVLIPGTCIAVAILGHYMWLVVFSHTSAIAVDLHRRFGVTVSVGQVDEGAAVLLYFLVFSWTCPLLVVIPCLCLFFTGFNVPSFNLSYGQRNCWIGDGLANLYVFGIPIAFLLLSNLIIFASIIAGIRMKTVPTARGHSKRKLGDLWIYVKMSSILGFTWIFGFIAAFTDVTALWYIFIILNSLQGVYIFIAFVCNKRVFKLWRDSFSCLTSTPRFPSLSKSKKNVPKPSSQSTTISGSGRNDYCETTSTF; this is encoded by the exons ATGTATAGACAAAATAGAATTCTGCTTCGCCTATTTTTGACTATTTCAATAATCATAAATGGATCGCATCAAACCCGTGTTG TTAATACTCCAAATGTGAACAGAACAGTCTTGGGTTGGCCGGTTCCACTTTGCCCCGTGACAGCTTTGTGCGGAGATGACGGTGTTCCAATCTCCTGTGGGCAGACTTATAAAGAACACGCTAGCTGCCACTGTGATAATCGGTGTGTTTTCTACAATGATTGTTGTCTTGATTACGCGCTGTCTTGCACCTCTAATGGAACCACTGATTACCCCGATCCTCCACCTATCGTTGGCATCAATCATGATCAAGTAACTTGCGCCAGGATACCAGGATCACCAGCTAGGTACTACCGAGTGGTCAGTAAGTGTGCGGATTCTTGGACTCGAGATGACGTTAAGTTTGAATGTGAAAGAGAAGCCGACGTTCAGAACCCCCATCAGTTTATACCAGTTGACTTTAAGGGTGAAATAACCTTCAAGAATGTGTATTGCGCCATTTGTAACGGCAAAGACAAAGATGACCTCACCCCTTGGACCTTAGAAGCGACGTGCCATGTCGACGAAACATTAAGCTTCACTTCGAGATCTACGTTTGAAGAGAAAGCGACATTTGCCTTTGTAGTTACGACTTGTATCTCTTGGCTTCTGAAGGCTCCGATGTGGACTGGCAATGAAAGATCATGCATCGTCACTCCTACTTCTGACCAATGCGGAAATGTCACAATGGCATCACCATCACCCTCTCAAGGATCGCTTTTCGATGCTTGTTCTCTATACCAAGCTGAAATCGTGGTAAACAGTGTGAAGCACAGAAATCCGCACTGTTATCAATGTTCCACTGGAATTCTTCATGGGTATAGTCAAGTTGATTCGATTCTTAGAAATCTCGCATGTCCATATTCACCTCGTATTACTTTACCAAGACCAGACCAGAGAACCTCTTCAATATCTCTATTGCTTGATTTCAGTTTACCGGTAACCTGTAGAGATGATCAACGCTTTGACTCAGAAACTCTCACGTGTGTGAATCTGACTTGTCCCGATGGCTTCCTTCTTGATGGCAAACTATCTTGCGTCAGCGCAAATGCCGATGATGTCTTTGAAGAAGATTGTAGTGACGCATCTTCTTCCCCTACTAACATCAATATGGAATGTAAAGACACGATCAACCAGGATGAGCAATGCCTTTCGCCTTTCTTGCTTACAGATGAACTGCATTCTGCCTTACGAAGTATCTTTAATTTTAGTCAAGAATTGAGAGTAGATATGATACAGGTCAATACAGCTCCAAGTATCGGTGGTAATGAAACAGACTGCAGTCGCAGAGTGAACATCTCAGGGTATCTTCAAGGCTACTACTTTTCGGAACTCGATGCACTTTTCTCTTCGACCGAACCCtctaatatttcattatcatcattcgTTTGTCGGGTGTCAAGATTTCAAGTGACCTACGGATGTATGATCAAAATTGACGACTGCCCGAATCACATTATTGCTTCAAATCCCAAATATCACGTTAATAACCTGACAATCATTAGTGACGATGATGACTTTGAGTTCTCCCTTGACAAGTCAACATATTACTTTACGCGTAGTCTAAACACTTCAACGAATTCTTACACCAAAGAAGATTACAGCTTCGTCTGTAACTTAACACGTTATACCCCATGCCCACTTCTCACGCTCAACGCATCGTTGTTTAAAGAAATGCAGGATGGATCCTTGCTTTACCTAACTAGCAACATTAGTTTCACACCAGGGGAATTTACCAAAATAGGGAATCATAGCGTGCAAGTTTGCAATTTTCTTGAAGAGTACATGCCATTCATAAACTATTCTGCAGCTCAGGCTACTCTTAGCACCGTTGGTTCGTGCTTATCAGTCGTGACCCTGTTGCTGACTATAGCTACGTATGGTTGCTTCAAGGGCCTGCGTAATAACACCTTCAGTATCATCATCTTAAGCCTTTGTATCTCCTTGGTATTTTCCCATATCTTTCTCCTTCTAAGCGGGGTATCTGTCTTGATCCCTGGTACATGCATTGCAGTGGCAATTCTCGGACATTACATGTGGCTTGTCGTTTTCTCCCATACATCCGCCATTGCCGTTGATCTTCACAGGCGCTTCGGTGTAACCGTGAGTGTTGGTCAGGTAGATGAGGGCGCTGCAGTTCTTTTGTACTTTCTTGTCTTCAGTTGGACGTGTCCTCTGCTCGTAGTGATCCCTTGCCTGTGTCTCTTCTTCACTGGCTTCAATGTCCCTAGTTTCAATTTGTCCTATGGTCAAAGGAATTGTTGGATTGGCGACGGTCTAGCGAATCTGTATGTGTTTGGGATTCCAATAGCATTCTTACTTCTGAGCAATCTTATAATTTTTGCATCTATCATCGCAGGCATCCGCATGAAGACAGTCCCCACGGCACGCGGACATTCAAAAAGGAAACTCGGTGACCTTTGGATTTATGTGAAG ATGTCTAGCATCCTTGGTTTTACTTGGATCTTTGGTTTTATAGCTGCTTTCACTGACGTCACAGCTTTGTGGTACATCTTCATTATCCTTAATTCTCTTCAAGGCGTCTACATCTTCATAGCCTTTGTGTGTAACAAGCGTGTCTTCAAGCTTTGGCGCGACTCGTTTTCGTGCCTCACTTCGACTCCGAGATTCCCGTCACTCTCGAAAAGTAAGAAGAATGTCCCCAAGCCGTCTTCGCAATCGACAACTATATCGGGTTCTGGAAGGAACGATTATTGCGAAACCACATCCACATTTTAA